DNA from Quercus lobata isolate SW786 chromosome 1, ValleyOak3.0 Primary Assembly, whole genome shotgun sequence:
AAAAATATACCTTCATCACTCCTAGAATCAAACTTTCCaacattctctctatccttgaggATGAAACAGGTGCTTCCAAAGATCCTGAAGTACTTCACATTCGGCTTCCttcctttccataactcatatggagtcttcttggtacCGGGTCTGAAGTACACTCTATTAACTATATGACAAGCAGTGTTAACAGCTTCTCCCCACAAGTTTTTGGCCAAATCCTTGTTGTATAACATGGCTCTGGCCATCTCTTGAATAactctgttctttctttctaccaCACCATTTTGCTAAGGAGTAATAGGAGCAGATAATTCTTGAGATATGGTTGATCTTTTGCAAAAGGACTCCATATATAAGTTCTCAAATTCTTTACTATGATCACTTCGAATTTGATCGATCTTCAGGTTCTTCTCATTCTGCAATCTTGTGCATAAAGCTTCAATGTGCTCAGGAGCATCAGACTTGGATTGTAAGAGAATGACCCAAGTGTACCTAGTAAAGTcgtctaccacaaccatgatgtatctcttaccACCAAGAGACTCGGTTCTAGTTGGACCTCTAAGATCCAAATGTAGAAGCTCCAATGGCCTAGATGTAGCTGATGTCTGAGTGCTTGGATGCTTAGCTTTTGTCTGTTTCCTAAgttgacatggtccacataCCACATTGCTCATTCTACTAAGCTTTGGTATTCCCAAGACTGATTCATGCCTAGATACAAtagaaagatgtttgtaactagcatgtcccatcTGTTGATGCCATAAATCTTCATTTGGCAAAAGAATGctgttgcacacaatatcagcatcaggaaccaatccataacagttgtctAAAGTGCGAACACTGCTTATGAGGTTCTTTCTAGACTCATCCATAACAAGACATTTTCCCTTTGAGAATAGTATCATGAAGTCTTAatcacatatctgacttatgctTAACAAGTTCACCCTTAGACCTTCTACATAGAGGACATTTGCAATGTCTGGTAGTCCAGGTAGAGAAAtaattccctttcctttaatttgagatttgctcccatcaccaaaagtgacattgcCACCTTTTTTAGACTTGAAAGTCTTGAAGAGAGATCTGTCTCTagtcatgtgtcttgagcaaccACTGTCGAGGTACCACAAACATGTATCCATGACTTTAAATGTGGATTTCATCATAAAACACACTTCATGTTTAGATGACAGATCAGTGGGATTGGTGCTTTCTCTCATCTGCCTTTTTCGAGCTAAGCctttaactttcactcttctcagacgtactcctttgcacattttcattctgagACAATCTAGTTTCTTCTTAGCCACACTAAGATCTTTTTCAATAGTCATCGTAagagaattcaaataacttttagacttgtattttctgaaacactcaaccaaaaagagattagaaaaataagatgtatttgaaaacaaagatcTCTTCAAGCCAATTAcagccatgacaacaggggtcaatggatcaacacagcaaaaaTTAAACCCCAATTAGAGtgtgtctgctctgataccacttgataggccacaaactaaaTAACcacttgtgatagaaattaattaattaatttaccaAGTTatgaattaatcaatttatcatgcaaaaatgtggtagcacaaacaaatcaccaataaactaattatgcagcggaaaataattaacacggtgatttgtttacggcAAAatccccaccgagtgattttcaggtcaccattcccgaaactccattattatcacaacaagagGTTACAATtaaaggaatctcaagtaccttaccaacctacagttgaacccttaccccaatacccaattggacttgttctgtagtgacagttcccctttctgatgcacgactcccaagtacatgactaaccaattgcgcggatcctagtacgcgacttcaatcaccaactaagaagatttTTGGTTGGAAAGTcctttagttcatccacacgatgaagatcaagaagatgcttggtcacaaaactttatggtgcacatacacagcaacttcttcaagagaaagagatgaactagggcaagaacttcgtctccggtcacaatttacttgaacagagtttgcttaAAGCTTGTGCAATTTGTGAActatttgacggcccttaaaacaatccttttatatgtctagggttaggagaaaagaaaacccaaagacatattcacggatcctaagaaaatcagatttgaattctgaaaatcttaaaccttgacagataggaggtgtcgagcacaccgagctttgaacagctttcttaagctcaatagatgcagctgtcgagttttaatgaatttgcacaatcaacttgttttcttggatagactgaaggcttcaacacttgatcttgaaacatggattcttaaagtatttaaacatatcctaaatctacctaaatacaagtaaagtgcgttttgtcaaaggataagccaattacataaaatcatgacatatgttcttaacatgtgaaacacatatgtcctaataaaCTAGAATGAAGAAGAGTCAAACTCCCAAGCCAACAGGCGAGACAAGATCTCAGGAGAAGATTCCTCCAGGATGGAAAATGAGCTTCGCAacatgaggaaggagatggatGAATTAAGAAGTGCCTTGAAGGATAAAGGTTGGGAGAATTTGGATGGGATGATTTGAAGGACGGACTTACCATTCACCATTGAAGTACTGAATTGTCTCCTCCCACCGAAATTCTGTCTCCCATTGCTGGAATCATATGACAGTTCCAAGGACCCCTTGGATCACATTGAATCATTCAAGACATTGATGTTGTTGCTGATGACCATAGATGAGGTGATGTGCAGGGCATTCCTAATGACACTGAAAGGAGCAGCCAGAGTATGGTTCAGCAAGATACACCCAAGAACTATTGCAAAATTTGAACAACATGGCAAGGGTTTTATTCATCATTTTATTGGGGGGCAAAGACACAAGAAGACAACCGGTCATTTTCTCAACATTCAACAGGTGGAAGGAGAATCGCTAAGACAATATGTGACTTGATTCAATAAGGAGGTACTGCAGGTAGATGAAGCTGAAGATCAAGTCATCCTAATAGCTTTCCAAGCAGGGTTGGTACTCGGggattttttcttctcaatcacAAAAAGCCCACCAAAAACGGTCGCGGAATTGCTTCAAAAAGCTCAGAAGTACTTGAATGCAAAAGATGTGGTgctagaaaaagaaatgaaagtaaAAAGGAAGAGAGACGAAGAAACAAGCAGTAGTCGCAATAAGAAGAAGGAAACACGAAGTGTTAGGTAGATCACAGGAAAGAAGAAGGAACTTCAGGATAGGAGGCCAAAGTTCACTAACTTTACTCCTCTAACAACACCAATTGAGCAAGTCTTGATGCATATAAGGGACGACCCCTCCCTGCAATGGTCAAAGCCAATCTGTACTTCAGCAGAAAGAAGAGACAAGAACAGGTAATGTAGATTCCACCAGGACCACAGGCATTGCACCGACGAGTGTAGACATTTGAAAGACTTGGGGAGACTTTAATTCGGTAAGGGAAGTTACAGAAGTAAGTTAGGAAAATGGAGCCCTACAGATACCAACGAAAAGACGATAAAGACAAAGATCAAGAAGCAGGAGATAGCCAACCTCCTGCAGGAGAGATAAAGACGATCTCAGGAGGATTAACGACAGGTGGAACACTGAAGTCCCTAAAAAAATCCcatgagagagaaataaatagtGTCCATTCATGACTCCCTCCAGTGAAGATGCCAAGGAATGACGAACCTGATATCGTTTTCTTAGAGAGAGACGGTCGCAACATTAGGCAACCCCATGATGATCCACTAGTAATCATGCTCAGAGTAGGAATTCAACATCCACTGGGTGCTCGTTGACAACAGAAGCTCAGCAGATATCATCTACTTACTTGCATTTCAGCAGATGAAACTAGATAAGAAAAGGAtcagacctttttttttttttaagaaaaaagaaaaaaagaaagaatgtttTTTACTTGTTCCATAAATAGGGGACAAGGCATGGCCGAATGCCCCAAGTTTGGGGCATGAATCCATGGTTttgaaaaatcttaatttggtccatttttctctcttcttctttttgaaagTAGTGATGCAAGtgatgattatatatatatatatatatatatatatataaaagtaaggCATATTTAAATGCCCTAGTttaacccacaaaaaaaaaaaaaaaaaaaaaaacttttttagtGTTAAATAGGCTCAAAAATGGATCTAAAGAGTGCCTGAAAATGCAAAGTAGTGTAATTGAGCGTTGGTGGAGTTGAGTGTTGTTCGGAACTTGGGAGTGTTTTTTGGCACTTAGGGAGTGCCGAATGGCACTTTAAAGCACCAACTAGCTTACGACACAGTGGGCCAACTCTTCATGCTTTTTTGATGcgtgttttgtgttttcaagttttttgaAAGATTTTTCTTCGTTTATGACCATGAAGCACTTTCCTAGTCAGTTACAAACTCTTTGAAACTTATTTAAACCCGATTAATAACTGAAGTAGCTTATTTTAATATCTTCTctgcaaaaaaaatctttgcATCAAAGTTAGCAAAACACAGTAACCATAAGCAAAAATCATCTATGGCtagcaatcaaaatttttctcaTTCAATAATTAATGATATCAACAGATAGGTTCGTAGCTTTGATTTTAGTATCAAGACCAATTTTACAGCCTACAAATTAGAGGGAATTAAGGCTTTGAGGAATGTCAAAATCAAGTGGGACTTCCTTCGTGCCGCTGTGAAGTTCTGGGATCCTGAAGATCACGTGTTTTAGTTTAAAACTACTAAACTTTGCCCCATAATTGAATAATTTTCCACTATTCTGGGCTATGATCTGAGCAAGAAATCCGTGGTAGTTTCTTGTGATCCAAGGCATAGGGAACTTTTGTCTGATGCTCTAGGTCTTCCTACTTCCATCACTAGTAGTATGATTGAAGGACACATAGTGAGTCTTCGTGCAATTCTTTCAAGATTGATTAACAAGCGCACTTATGGAGTGACTAACAACATGCAGAAAGTTTTTGGCTTGACTCTATGCTTCATGGGAAAATTTTACTTTGCTCTGGAAGGCATGGTTTTGCAGATGCTCGAGCCATAAGTGTTTCTCTGATCTTGGAAGAAACTCTTCTAGGATTGGACTTTGTATTTCATGGTGGAGAGTCTCAAAACTTTCTTAGGAGTCCCTTAACTTTGCAGATATGGTTGATGGAAAGACTGGATATGATTGCCAAGCCTACAGTTGGTAATTCTGGTCTTAGCAGCTTTCTTAGTGGGACTGTCATCAAAATTGAGTGTCAAACTAAAAACGACTGGGTGAAATTTCTGAACAAGAAATCCAGTGCTTCAATTCGATGGAATTGTTATTGGTGGAAGTGTACACCTCCTCTACTGCGATCCCCAGATTCAAATCACATCTTCATAGTTAGATTAAGGAGGGCCACATTCTAAAAGGCGGATAGACTCTTAAGGAAGTTCCAATATGAGCAAGGAATACCTGgtggaaaaggaagaaaaccttTCACTCCCGTGGACACAAATTCTACTTCTATAAGGAACATGTTGTTGGGCTTGGAGATGGCTGACCAAGTGGATCAGTCTTTTGTCAAGGTTCACTTTCATAAGATAACTGCAAAATACTCTAATTGGTTGGTGGGCAAGATTGCTGACAAGGAGGCTAACATGGTTACTATGAGAAAACAGTTTCTTAGAGACAATTGGGAAAAACACGATGATGGCAACTATGATTTTAAAAGAAGGGACAAAGATGACAAGGTACCTAGCACATAAGAAATAAATGAtcaaccaaaaggaaaaagactGAAGACAAAATAACCTTcttatttttggctttgaacatgtttattttaaaagttgatgTGAAACTCTTATGTTTATGAATTATTTAGGACTTGCAAGTTCTATCTAAGGTTCAAGTTTTTAAGGTTTGGTTTTTTATGGCTTGGTTTAGAGTTTAGGTTTAaaaggtattttattttattttatttttcttttaatggtttgatttagggtttgggttttggattttgtgTGATGACATGGTTTAATggactttttgaattttggaaaaaaaaaaatttgcttagTGGGCAAATGGTGGGCTTGGGAAAATTGTGATCGGACCAATGCatggttgcctacgtacccccTTTATAGAAGGATCAGGTCACCATgtagttcattttttatttgccttaatttttgcctagattGCCCTTTCtagttttcaacctagcaggcTCTCTcactctcctttttttttttttttttttactctctgaaagttcaataagtgtataaaacaccttgaatatttagacccctaatttacaaattaccaattcaagcttaatatcaaacaataaatgtgcggaaaatgaatgTAAGCTTAAtatagaattgataaacaatctaaaccaaataaattcacatccacagcagaaattaaatggaaaagattaagggaagatagatacaaatacaaggacaacactcgatttgttattgaagaggaaaccgaagcccttggtgtaaaacctctatgccgccctccaagcggtaaataatccactaaagaatgtagttgggatacatgaacagtagaagaccctccaagcctaatctacccaatgtacctaattcctccaagctcctactccaacgaggttacgccgaacctatttcttctttagcttgccggattccgctacttgaccatagcatctaccaatatgaaattggtcccttcttaactgcttcccaaacaccaaatgacctcctcacagatatgggtatggtgagaaaaggttttggtaatgtatctctcaaggatttgacaatggagaggaagagagtaaaggaatttgaagagtctctatgtgaagattgtggatgaatcaatcttgtttttctttagggtttctctctcaaaattctctctagaagctctctcaAAATCATGGGTATaatggtatatatatagtagggtgagaaggaatgtgaaaagtcagtttttcctaaacagggtgttctggcgacttgacctcatgactgggttgagtcgcgagttcaagccgcgagctaacgtCCTGGCCAActtgggacttttgtcctgtagcgCAACAGCTGGCGCGACTCTTCAActtttggcatgcttggcacatgtgcaactatctggcggcttgcaagccgccagccACCCATGAAATCCAATCACGAGTCCctacttctttgcacaatcttgaggatttcttcacactctctcacacactacccttacatgattcccacctaactACAGgattactaattgctaaaatacaagcaaatttggcacagaataaagccaacaagatggttgataaaattcaaacttACACTCTCCTTTTTACGTAGATCACCTTTTCAGATTTTCAACCTACccccttttctatttttttttagcctaggaagggaaataacataatttacaaCCACTCCAAACGTGGCGTTTTCAGACTACCACCTCAGACATGGTATTTCTTTAATTGATCCATGTTGGCTAGTTCGGTAAAAGGATTTGCATCTAAGTCCATCAGCCTTATTGCTCCCTTGGAGTATATCTGCTTGATAATATATAGGCCTGCCCAATTTTGCTTGAATTTCCCATTTGCATCTTGAATTTGTGCTCAGATCTCTTTCAATACCAAATCTCCCAACTTCAAATCTCTAGTTCTTACTTTCTTGTCAAAAGCTTTCCTGAGCCTCCTTTGATATCCCTGAATGTGATACAAGGCCTTGAGTTTTTTCTCATCCAACATGCATAACTGGTCATATCTGCTTTAAAACCAATCTACTTCAAGGATTTCACTTTCTAGTACTGTCCTCAATGAACGGACACCCATTTCAATGGGAAGGACTACTTCCATCCCATTCACCAATGAATAAGGAGTGGCTCCTGTGGAGGATCGAATTGATGTCCTATACCCCTAGAATGCATAGGGTAATTGCAAGTGCCAGTTTTTGTAGTTCTTTGTGCTCTTCTTCAAGATCCACTATATATTCATGTTTGCAACCTCAACTGCTCCATTAGTCTGAGGACAAAAAGGTGAGGATTTGTGGTGCTAAATGTTGAACTGTCATAGTAGCTTCTCCGTTTCTCCCTTGAAATGCAACCCATTATCAGAGATAATTTCATGTGGTACCCCATATCTGCATGATGTTTTTCTGAATGAATTGAGCAAGTTTCTTTGAGTTCACAATCTTGTATGAGGTAGCTTTtacccatttagtgaaatagTCTATAGCAACAAGTACAAATTCATGGCCATTGGATGCAGTTGGGTGAATCTTCCCAATAATATCTATCCCCCATGTAGAAAATGGCCAGGGTGATGTCATAGTATGTAATGGCATGGGTGGCATGTGTTTTAGATCTTCGTGGACTTGGCATTGATGGCACCACCGAACATGAGCTGCACAATCGGCTTCCATAGTAGTCTAGTAATAACCTTGTCTCATTATCTTTCGGGATAACATGTGTGCATTCATATGTGGCCTATAGCTTGACTCATGAACCTCTTCAATTATCTATTGTGCTTCCTTAGCAGTCACACTAAGGAGATGAGTTCCATCATATGATCTTCTGTAAAGCCTCTCCCCATAGATAATATAGTTAGTAGATAGCCTTTTGATGGTCAATTGGTCATTCTTATCTGTAGACATTGGGTATGTTCCATCCTTGACATACTGTAGGATGTCAGAATACCATTCGCCTACTCCATTCTTTTCCTCATCCTCTTCTATTGACATGCAATAAGCTAGCTCTTTTTTCTGTTCCACCACTATTGGTCTAGCTTCATCTTCTTTAGGCCCATTAATCATGGAAGCCATTATTGCTAAAGAATCTGCAATCTGATTTTGCATCCTTGGCACATATTGGTAATGAATCTTGCTGAATTTCGAGGCCCACTTTTGAAGACATTCATGATAAGGCATTAGCCTTTCTTCcttaatcttttatttattctGAATCTGAGAGATTATCAAGGCTGAGTCACCATATACTTCCAACTCTTTTACTCTAAGACCCAGGGCTGCTCATAACCCCATAATGCAAGCTTCATATTCAGTGGCATTATTATGTGGCAGCAAAGTTAAGCCTACCAGAAAATGGGATGTGTGTcccttttggagaaattaagagaactcCAATGCCACTTCCATTTTGGTTAGTTGCTCCATCAAAATACATCTTCCAAGATTCTACCTCAATCCTCATGATATCTTCATCTGGAAAGTCTCCTTGTGGGCTGATGATGGCTGTAGAGTTTTGCTGAGCTTGGATATGGTCATTTTAGGCCGTAGGTGTGAGAAAGGGATTCAATGAACTTGGCTATGGTGTAAGATTGAtttggagaaagagatgagTGGTTCACAACATTCACACGCCAAATCAGTTGCTAATGTTGTCACGTGACAATCACGTGTTCACTTATTAGGGTGGGAAAGACACGTGGCTGAGCAGGTATGGCCACAGTGGACAACAgtgtattttatattatttttttatttgctccGTCAACCACGTCAGCCTTTTCTGCTAGGTGGCTGACAGAAAGGACTAATTCATCTCTAGGGCAACAGACAAATGCTAGCCATTTTTCAAGATACCGAAGAAAGCCTTTGAATGGACGGACGATTGCTAGGAAGACTTCGAAGAGCTAAAGACAAACCTCGCCTCCCCTCCCTTGTTAAGTCCATCTAAAACCAGGGAGGAGCTCTCCCTCTACTTAGCCGTGTCACCAACGGCTGTTAGCTCAGCCCTTATCTAGTAAGAAAACCGCATAGAGCTACTGGTGTATTACACCAGCTGAGCACTTTGGGCGGCGGAAGGAAGAAACCCTCTCAATGGAAAAATTAGCCTTCACTCTAGTCACGACAACCTGGAAGCTCAGGCCATACTTCCAGGCGCACATCGTAGTGGTACAGACGAACAAACCATTGCAGAGGGTGATGAACAATCCTGACACAGCTAGACGATTGGTTTTATGGGCAATAGAGCTATGTGAATTCGACATCCTACACCAGCCAAGGACTGCGATCAAGGCCCAGGCCTTGGCTGACTTTGTTGTCGAGTTCACATCAAAAGAGGATGAGGATGAAGAACTAGCAACAAGGATGGTACAGACGGATGGCTCGTCCAACCAACATGTTGGGGGAATTGGGGTCGTCTTTCAGTCCCCCAAAGGAGACTCGATAGAATGGCATTCCACCTTCAATTCCTAACAACCAACAACGAAATTAGTAGTCATACATAGTGACTCACAAGTCATTGTTGGACACATCAACGGAGATTACAAGGCCAAAGGGGAATGAATGAAAGAGTACTTGACCATGGTTAGGGAAAGGATAAGCCAGAAGTTCTCGACTAGGTTCGTGCAGATCCCGAGGGGGAGAAAATGAGCAAGCTGATCGTCTAGCCAAAGCAGCATCTACAAAACACGTGGTTGTCACTAGCCAGGTACTATCCTCTGTCCAAAATTCACTAGCTATTTCCAAGGTAGATATATAGGTGATCCCTACGGAGGCCGACTGGATGACACCTATCATCTCCTATCTTAGGGATGGGACCTTTCCGCAAGATCACGATGTCGGTAGGGTTAGCATTCTCCACATTGACCGCCATCTCTTCAACTTAAGGCTGACCATCACCTTCCATCACTTGAGGAGTAACGCTATTCTCGAGAGTGTCCCCCTCCACATCTTTAACTTCAACAACCTCATCGTCCGGTTTAGGGCTGGAGGAATAGTAAGCTTGATCTATACGGTAGAAAGATCCATGTTGGGGAAGAGGACAATGGCTTGCTTCCTGAAATCCTCAAAGCCCTCACCATATTGAGACCCCAACAAGTTGAAGAATGGTTGCAAGTCCTTATACTCTTCGACAGCGTCAGCCTTGGCTCTATTCACGGATTCACGGAAAAAAGGTCACTTCCGTCGTTAGGATGGCGTTAGCCTTCGTCAGCTCCTCTGCTTTATAGGTGGCACCTTCGAGCTTCTTCACCTACTCTATCAAGGCCTTGACTTCCTGGCTAAGAGTCTTCATACCCTCCTTATACTTCATTAGCTAGTCATATTCTTCCTCCAGATGGGTCTTCAAGCGCTTGACGACGGCTTTTTGAGCGGTGCACTGAATTTGAAGTGCACGAATCCATACAGAAGCTTGGTAGAAGGCAAATGGTTAGTACCAAAACAACACATGATAGAACCAAAAGTACGACTAAGCTACTTATCCTCATCAAATCAAAAAGGCCAAAAT
Protein-coding regions in this window:
- the LOC115953903 gene encoding uncharacterized protein LOC115953903, translated to MASMINGPKEDEARPIVVEQKKELAYCMSIEEDEEKNGVGEWYSDILQYVKDGTYPMSTDKNDQLTIKRLSTNYIIYGERLYRRSYDGTHLLSVTAKEAQ